A window of Pedococcus badiiscoriae genomic DNA:
TGCACCGACAGGTACCCCGCGACCAGCCAGGCGGTCGCGTGTCGCCAGGGCAACCGTGCCGGGGCCACCACCGAGGGGTTGGCCGCGCGGTGCCGGGCGTGCCCTGTCAGCACGGGGACCCAGGCGAGCACCCCGACGAGCGCCAGCCCGGACCACGACCCCAGCGCGGCCTGCCAGGAGCCCAGCCAGCCCTGCAGCGGCACCGACAGCGCGGACGACGCGCCCGCTCCGCCCATCATCGCCAGCATGTAGAGGCCGGTGACCAGCCCGGCACGCTCTGGGGGAAACAGCTCCTTGACCAGACCGGGGAGCAGCGTGCCCCCGATGGCGATGCCGACGCCGGCGACGAACGTGCCGGCATACAAGGGCCACGTGGCGCCACCGGCGAACCGCAGCGCCAGCCCCACCGCCACAGCCGCGATGGACAGCTCGATGGAGGCGGCGGCCCCGAGCCGAGCGGCGATTCGCTGGGCGAACGGCGCGAAGAGGCCCATGCACAGCACCGGCAGGGTCGTCAGCGCGCCCAGCGCGGTGTTGGAGAGGCCGAGGTCGTGCGCGATCGACTCGGTGAGCGGCGGGACGCTGGCCATGGCCGTCCGCAGGTTGGCAGCCACAGCGACCAGCGCCAGGGCCATCAGCCACACGGGAGGGAGGTGGGGGCTGCGACGAGATGACATCGCTCTCAGTCTCGCAGCCCCGCTCAGTCGGCCTGCGGGCTGGTCGACGTCGACTCGGGCACCAGTTCACGGGCCTGCGTGAGGGGCATCCCGGTGAGCATCAGCAGGTCGACGACCATGGACCGGATCTGGGCCCGGATCACCTCGCTGGAGAGTCCCGCGGACGGGTCGATGACGGCGCTCGCCTCGCCGATCCGCTGCAGTCCGACGCGCGCGTTCGTCGGCAGCCGGCGTTCGCCGAGCTCCCGGGAGATGTCCTGGCTCGTCTCGGCGAGGGTGTCCAGCAGCCGCAGGTAGGCCGGGGGGACCTCCTCCCCACGCCAGGTCGCGATCGCGGCGCGCCGGACCAGGACCCGCAGGTTGCGGATCGCGCGGTCGAGCGGTTCGAGGAGGTCGGCAATGGCCTGCACCCCGGGAAGGTGCCGCCGCCGGAACGGTGACAGCCGGACGAGCGCGATGCCTTCGGCGGACAGCGCCCTGGCCTCGTCGAGCATCGACTCGGAGTTGCGCGCGCGGGACAGCGTGGCGGACGCGAGGTCCGAGTCGTGCTCCCGGAGTGAGCGCGCCGTGTCAGCGAGGATCTCCCCGATCTCGTGGACCACCAGCGAGGCCTGCTGCCGCGGCCTGCGCAGCGGCGCTGCCGGGGCGACGAGGGTGAACAGCAGCGCGACGACCCCGCCGACCACGGCATCGAGCCATCGGGTGAACGCCTGCCCGGACCCCGCCACGAGGGTGGTGACGATGACCGACTGCACCCCCGCCTGGGTGATGAGCAGCATCCCGGCACCGAGGAGGGCGGCGACGCTCATCGCGAGCACCACGACGACCACGATCTGCCAGAACCCCGACCCGAAGAAGTGGACGAAGACATCCCCGACGAAGACGCCCACCGCTACGCCGATCATGACCTCGGTGACCCGACGCAGTCGTTGGCCGAACGACATCCCCAGGGAGATCATCGCCGTCACCGGGGCGAAGAACGGCCGGGTGTGGTGCAGGACCGCGCTGGCGACCCACCAAGCGGTGGCGGCGCCGAGCCCGCACTGGACGATGAAGAACATCCGGCTGAGCAGCCGGTCGGTGCGGGCCCGGGCCTCCCTGCGCGAGCGGGCGGCGGCGCGGGCCAGGTCGGCGCTGGGCACGTCAGCCGTTCTGGCGGTAGGCGGTCTCGAGCAGCGGCT
This region includes:
- a CDS encoding FUSC family protein, with the translated sequence MPSADLARAAARSRREARARTDRLLSRMFFIVQCGLGAATAWWVASAVLHHTRPFFAPVTAMISLGMSFGQRLRRVTEVMIGVAVGVFVGDVFVHFFGSGFWQIVVVVVLAMSVAALLGAGMLLITQAGVQSVIVTTLVAGSGQAFTRWLDAVVGGVVALLFTLVAPAAPLRRPRQQASLVVHEIGEILADTARSLREHDSDLASATLSRARNSESMLDEARALSAEGIALVRLSPFRRRHLPGVQAIADLLEPLDRAIRNLRVLVRRAAIATWRGEEVPPAYLRLLDTLAETSQDISRELGERRLPTNARVGLQRIGEASAVIDPSAGLSSEVIRAQIRSMVVDLLMLTGMPLTQARELVPESTSTSPQAD
- a CDS encoding CynX/NimT family MFS transporter, which gives rise to MSSRRSPHLPPVWLMALALVAVAANLRTAMASVPPLTESIAHDLGLSNTALGALTTLPVLCMGLFAPFAQRIAARLGAAASIELSIAAVAVGLALRFAGGATWPLYAGTFVAGVGIAIGGTLLPGLVKELFPPERAGLVTGLYMLAMMGGAGASSALSVPLQGWLGSWQAALGSWSGLALVGVLAWVPVLTGHARHRAANPSVVAPARLPWRHATAWLVAGYLSVQSVEFYSTLAWLAPSYTTRGWDPTHAGYLLSVFTAAQLVSGLAAPALTDKISDRRVLLLSASVLGLFGQAGLWLAPAVAPWAWATVLGLGQGAAFALGLVLMVDYAGSPAASGRLAGMAFFVSYTIASFGPATMGAIRDLSGSFTAVWGTLTILMLGQLALASLLRPRLRKVA